From Paenibacillus polymyxa, the proteins below share one genomic window:
- a CDS encoding MarR family winged helix-turn-helix transcriptional regulator, whose translation MDYKASATELFECIVKSRKPALEERVHFSRGEMGILIALSHQDGVTSGHLSEYLSVSTGRIATALKSLEKKGLVVRRTDANDKRKVIVFITDSGKQFMMDRYNEGVAWSEKILRKLDEQDAKEFIRLIKLIVSKS comes from the coding sequence ATGGACTATAAAGCATCGGCAACCGAACTATTCGAGTGTATCGTCAAATCGCGCAAACCGGCATTAGAGGAACGAGTGCATTTCTCTCGTGGTGAAATGGGAATTCTCATTGCTTTGAGTCATCAGGACGGGGTTACTTCGGGCCATTTGAGCGAATACTTGTCCGTCAGTACGGGACGGATAGCAACGGCGCTGAAAAGTTTGGAGAAGAAAGGGTTGGTTGTACGCCGTACGGATGCTAACGACAAACGTAAGGTGATTGTATTCATTACGGATTCAGGCAAGCAATTTATGATGGACAGGTATAACGAAGGAGTCGCATGGAGCGAGAAAATTCTTCGAAAGCTGGACGAACAGGATGCCAAAGAGTTTATTCGACTCATCAAGCTTATTGTCTCTAAAAGCTAA